In the genome of Planctomyces sp. SH-PL62, the window GCCGGTGCCTCTGGGAGTCGCCGATCGGGCCCAGCCAGCCGTCGGGTTGCTGGTGGTCCAGGATGTAGTCGATGAACCGCTTCGATCGGGCCTTCAGCGCCGGGTCGTCCAGGAGGTACGCCAGCGGGACGATCCCGTCGAGCCAGTACGGCACGCGCTCCCAGCCTTCGGCCTTGCCGCCGATCCAGGCGCTCTGCTTGATGTCGGGCCAAAATTCGTCGAGCCGGCCGCCGAGCCCTTTCGCCTGGACTTCGAGCTGCGTCTTGAGCCACCCCGCCGGCCTGATCGCCCCGAGGGGGAGCGGCTCCAGCGCCCTCGGCTCGACCTTCGGCGCATCGGCGGCGACGGCGCAGGACGTCCAGATGAAACCTATCGCGACGAGCCAGGCGAGCGGGAGCCGAGGGCGAGTCATGGCGGGATGGTCCTCCCAGGCGACGCCGCGAGCGGTTTTCTTTTCGCGGCCTCGTCCATTTTAGCCCCACCGCCGTGGGCGACGCCAGGATGGCGCGGCAGCTCGGCGGGGCAGGGCGGCGGAGGCCGTCAGCCCAGCAGGGCCGGGTGCGCGGCCAGGAGCGCCGCGAGGCGTTCCATCGGCAGGCCGACGACGTTGGAGAAGCTGCCCCGGGCGACCGAGACGAAGGGGTCGCCGTCCTGGACGCCGTAGCCGCCGGATTTGCCCTCCCAGCGGCCCGAATCCAGGTAGGCGGCGCGCTCGGCGTCGGAGAGCGGGCGGAACCGGACCACGCTGATCTCGACCGCGCCCAGCCACTCGGGGCGGTCGCCGCGATGCAGGCAGAGGCCGGTGATGACGTCGGCGTCGCCCCCTTCCTGCAGGCGGATCATCCGCTCGGCGTCGTCGCGGTCGACCGGCTTGTTGAGGATCTCCCCCGCCACGGCGCAGACGGTGTCGGCCGCCAGGATCAGGCCCGAGCCCCGCCGCAAGGCCACCGCGCGAGCCTTCCGCCAGGCCAGGTCGGCCGCGTACGCCTCGGGCGACTCCCCCGCCGCCGGCCCCGGCTCGTCCACGTCCGACGGGTCCACCTCGATGTCGTAGCCCGCCTCCTCCAACAACTGCCGCCGCCTCGGCGACGCGCTCGCCAAAATCAACCCACGCTTCATCGCCTCGCAACCCCCCGGCCGTCCGGCCCTCGATCGGAATCCCCGCCCCGACCAGAATATTCCGCGAGGCCCCTCGAAGAACAGCTTGACCTGTCAGACGCCTTGTCTTATGATCCCGTTCAGACAACGTGTCTGAGGAGGAGGGAGGGATATGAAACGGAACGAGGTGGACGTGACGGAGGCCGAGCTGGCGCTCCTGTCGGCCCTGTGGGACCACGGGCCGGCGACGATCCGTCGGCTGGCGGAGCGGGTGTACGGCGAGGGGGGCCCTTCGACGTACGCCACGGTGCAGAAGCTGCTGGAGCGGCTGGAGCAGAAGCGTTGCGTGTCGCGGGACCGCCGCGAGAGCGTGCACGTCTTCGCCCCGGCCGTGGACCGGGGCGAGCTGATCGGCCGGCGGCTGCGGGCGGTGGCCGACGCCCTCTGCGGCGGGTCGTTCACGCCGATGTTGACCCATCTGGTCGAGGGGGAAGGGCTCTCCCCGGCCGATCGCGACGAGCTGCGGTCGCTCATCGAGCGGCTCGATCGCGGCAAGAGCGGGAAGCGGACCCCAGGCGCCTGAACTCGTCGACGGGAGTGACCCCATGGAAGACCTTTTGCGAGCGGCGCTGACCAACGCCCTGGGCGCCGCCGTCCTGGGGGCGATGGTCGCCGGGCTCGCCCTGATCCTGGTGCGACGCCCTGCCGTCGTGCACTGCCTCTGGGTCGTCGTCCTGCTCAAGCTGGTGACGCCCCCGCTGTTCGAGGTCTCGGTCGGCGAGTTCGAGGATGAGACGGTCGCGACGCTCGCCGCGCCGCTCGTCGTCGAGGAGCCGATTTCGATCACCCTCACCCCGGCCGAGCTGGCGGCCCTTGAGGAGTCCTCGGCGATCTTCGAGGCCGAGGCCGTCGAGTCCCCCGCCGTGCTCGCGTTCGACGCCGCCCCGGATCGTTCGTGGTCGAGCCTTGCGTGGCAGGGGTTGATGGCCGCCTGGCTGGCCGGCTCGGCGGCGACGGCCGTCCTGGCGACGGTCCGCGTGGTCCGGTTTCAAAGCCGGTTGCGAGACGCCTCGCCGGCGGGGGAATGGGTCGAGCGCGAGGTCGCCGAGCTGTCGGCCGCGATGGGCCTGAGACGGCCTCCGCGGGTCGAGTTCATCGACGCGCGGACGACCCCCATGATCTGGAGCCTGGGCCTCTGTCCCCGCCTGATCCTCCCCCAGATGCTCTGGAAGAGGCTGGACGGCCGTTGTCGCACCCTCCTCCTGACGCATGAACTGGCCCACCTGAAGCGCGGCGACCACCTGCTGCGGTTCTTCGAGCTGGGCGTGACGGTCCTCTACTGGTGGCTCCCGGTCGTCTGGTGGGTCCGCCGGGCCCTCCGCGACGTCGAGGAGCAGTGCTGCGACGCGTGGGTCGTCTGGATGTTCCCCGAACACGCCCGCGCCTACGCCGAGACGCTGCTGGACACGGTCGATTTCCTGAACCCGAGCGCCGACCCCGAGCCGCTTTTGGCGAGCGGATTCGGCAAGGTGCAACATCTCCGAAGGAGGCTCACGATGGTCATGACGGGAACGACGTCACGCTCGCTGGGATGGCAAGGCTCGCTGGGCGCCCTGGCCCTGGCCGGCGTCCTCTTGCCGATGAGCCCCACCTGGGCCGACAAGCCCGACGAGCCCGCCGTCCAGTTCGAGGCCGTCCAGCCCGCCGACGTCGTCGTCTTCGGCGAGGCGATCGACGGTCGGGGTGAATCTCTCTCGTTCCGAGCCGTGGGCGACGGCGACGCCCTCAAGACGATCGACTTCGTCGGCCCGGTGACGCTCGCCGCCGTCGCCGACGACGATGAGAATGATGAAGCCAAGGACAAGGGCGGCGACAAGAAAGACGACGGCAAGGACAAGGGCAGGGACGGCGACAAGAAGGACAGGGCGGAGGTCCGCAAGGAGATCCGGCTCCAGGTCCGCGGGGAAGGCAAGGAGGCCGGCGAGGCGATCAAGAAGGCGGCCGAGGGGTTGAAGGCTCAGCTCAAGGAACTGGAGGCCGGGAAGCCCGAGGGCGAGGACCGCGAGGCCCAGATCAAGGGGCTGAAGGCCGCGCTCGAGCAGCTTGGGAAGCTTGCCAGGAGGCCCGACGCGGTCGAGCTCCGGGGCATGCCCTTCGACGGTCCCGGCCAGACCTTCACGTTCCAGCCGGAGAAGCTGACGGTGGAGCCTTTCGGGGAAGGCCAGAAGAACCGGTTCAAGCTCGGGCGGCTCGTCGATCGGCGGTTCAACGCCGACGACCCGAAGGCGGCCGAGGCCCTGAAGCGGGTCGACGAGCTGAGCAAGGTGGTGGCGGAGAAGCAGCGGGAGCTGAGCGAGGCCGCCGGGAAGCTTGCCGAGGCCCACAAGAAGCTCGCGGAGATGCAGGGCGAGGTCGTCATCGAGCGGGTCATGCCCGACGTCGCCGAGCGCATCAAGCAGGCCAGGGTTCGCGAAGTCCAGGCCCGCGACCACCGTGAAGCCGAAGTTCGGGACCGACGCCCGGACGCCGGGGACCAGTCCCGCATCGACTCCCTGGAGCAGAAGCTCAACAAGGTCCTCGAGGAGCTGGAGAGCCTGAAGAAGCCCAGGGCCGAGAGCGCGGACGAGAAATGACCTGATCCGCCCTGCTGGATGGATCGACCGAGCGAACCGCGACGCGGCCGGGCCCTGCACCCCGCCGCGTCGTCTCGTTTCGAACCGAGGGGCCGTGGTCGGCACGCCCGACGCCCACCTTCGAGACGGTCGTGTGAGGGGGCGACGAGCACGAAGACCGTCGCCTGTTCGTGTCGTCCGCGATGATGGTCCCCCTCATCCGGCCCTCCGGGCCACCTTCTCCCACCAGGGAGGAAGGCATGATGGCATCGGCATGACTAACCCCCTCGAGGGGGGCGGCGGGCTTTCGAAACGCGAACGGGGCGGCCGCATTCCTCGGGCGCCCCGTCGGGGGATCCTTCGCTTCGCTGGGGGGGTCGCTTGCTCAGTCGTCGATGCCGAGGCGGTAGAGGAGTTCGTCGAACTGGTCGCGGTGCTCGTCGTCGGTCGAGTGGAGGTGCTCGGCCTCGGAGATGAACTTGAGGGTGTCGTCGCGCCGAAGGCCGTAACCCTGGAGGATTTCCTCGAAGGGGTCCAGGTCGTGGGCGTAGACGAAGAGGAGCTTGTGCTCGTCGAACTGGACTTCCATCGGGCCGGCGGGGTTGAGGGCGGCCAGGCCGGTGCAGCCGTCGTTCATCAGGAGCGACTCGTAGTCGTAGAGCGTGCTCTTGAGGATGACGGTGTCCATGTGCTCACGGTAGAGGTCGGAGTGGGAGCCGGGCTCGGAGTCGTGGCTGGACTCCATGACCACGTCCACGACCTCGCCCAGGGGGTCGAGCAGATCCATGAAGACGTCGAAGAGGCGGTCCGAGGAGATCGAGGCGGCGAGGACGGGCATCCGGTTGCCGGACTCGGGGTCGCAGTAGACGTCGCGGCGGTAGCCTTCGCGGGGGATGACCTCCAGGCCGATCGACGGCCGGACGGCGTCGGTCAGCGAGAAGCTTCCGTAGCGACCGACGCTGAGGTGGGCGTCCAGCTGGTCCTGGCTCAGGTCGTCGAAGCTGGTGCGGGGCATGCGAGTGGGATTGTTGCGCAGCACGCGCTCCAGAAAGCGTTGAATGAAGCTCATTGGAAAGGGCCCCCTCCTAAACTGCATCAGACAAAGGGAATGTTTCGCTGAAAGTCCTCGGCTGCCGCGCCAAGCGGTCTCGGGTCGGGTCCCGAGCCAAACCATCCCAGGAATCCGCTTGACACCGCGCCCAAGGGAGTCGAAACCCACCCCGGGGACGGTCGCCTTTCCATTGGCAACGCTTCACTCGCCGCTCTGCTATCTCAATATACCATGCGTGCCGCCCGCCCATGCCATTCGCCGATGCTGCCGATGCGTCCGTGAAGCAAGGGGTTGCGATCGGTCCACGAGGGCGATGCGTCAGGCCTTCTCTGAACGTCATCCATCCCGGATTCGTTCGACGTCGACCCTTACTGCATTTTGGATGCCAGGCCGTTCTCGCATCCTCGGAACCCCTTGCCCCGGCTGGTCATGACGAAAACTTGAGGCGACTTCTGGGAAATATGGCCGCTGGCTCGGGCAAGTCAACCGTACAAGAAACCGTGGTCCATTTTGTAATCCTTTCCAGGGGGCCGGCAAGACGGCGGCCGAGAAAGCGACGTCCGGGGATTCGGCGAAACGCCCCCCCGGCGGCGCCGACCGCCCCCGGCGCGGGCGGCCGGGATTAACGAGCCGCCGGTCTCCCCCGTGACGCCGCGGGCGGGCCCCGATGCCGGGGCGCGTCATGGCGTGGCCCGGGCGCGACGTGGTATACTGCCGGCCGGTTTCCGGGGCGGGATGGGAAAGGGGGCGTTCATGAGCCTGGATCGAGTCGACGCATACATCGAATCGCATGCGAAAGAGTTCGAGGAGCAGCTCAAGGCGCTGATCCGGATCCCCAGCGTCAGCGCCCAGCCCGACCACGACCCCGACACCCGACGCGCCGCCGAGTTCATCCGGGACGATCTCGTCGCCATGGGGCTCGACGCCCGGATCCTCGACACCGAGCGGCACCCGATCGTCTACGCCGAGCGCCTCGCCGCCCCCGGCAAGCCGACCGTCCTCATCTATGGACATTACGACGTCCAGCCCCCCGAGCCGCTCGAACCCTGGCTCTCCCCCCCGTTCGAGCCCACCGTCCGCGACGGCAACCTCTACGCCCGCGGCGCGACCGACGACAAGGGGCAGATGTTCACCCACCTGAAGGCCGTCGAGGCCTGGCTCAAGACGACCGGCGACCTGCCGGTGAACGTCAAGATCCTCATCGAAGGCGAGGAGGAGATCGGCGGGGTGAACCTGGAACGGTACGTCGCCGAGAACCCCGAGAAGCTCGCCTGCG includes:
- a CDS encoding Maf family protein yields the protein MKRGLILASASPRRRQLLEEAGYDIEVDPSDVDEPGPAAGESPEAYAADLAWRKARAVALRRGSGLILAADTVCAVAGEILNKPVDRDDAERMIRLQEGGDADVITGLCLHRGDRPEWLGAVEISVVRFRPLSDAERAAYLDSGRWEGKSGGYGVQDGDPFVSVARGSFSNVVGLPMERLAALLAAHPALLG
- a CDS encoding BlaI/MecI/CopY family transcriptional regulator, translated to MKRNEVDVTEAELALLSALWDHGPATIRRLAERVYGEGGPSTYATVQKLLERLEQKRCVSRDRRESVHVFAPAVDRGELIGRRLRAVADALCGGSFTPMLTHLVEGEGLSPADRDELRSLIERLDRGKSGKRTPGA
- a CDS encoding M56 family metallopeptidase — protein: MEDLLRAALTNALGAAVLGAMVAGLALILVRRPAVVHCLWVVVLLKLVTPPLFEVSVGEFEDETVATLAAPLVVEEPISITLTPAELAALEESSAIFEAEAVESPAVLAFDAAPDRSWSSLAWQGLMAAWLAGSAATAVLATVRVVRFQSRLRDASPAGEWVEREVAELSAAMGLRRPPRVEFIDARTTPMIWSLGLCPRLILPQMLWKRLDGRCRTLLLTHELAHLKRGDHLLRFFELGVTVLYWWLPVVWWVRRALRDVEEQCCDAWVVWMFPEHARAYAETLLDTVDFLNPSADPEPLLASGFGKVQHLRRRLTMVMTGTTSRSLGWQGSLGALALAGVLLPMSPTWADKPDEPAVQFEAVQPADVVVFGEAIDGRGESLSFRAVGDGDALKTIDFVGPVTLAAVADDDENDEAKDKGGDKKDDGKDKGRDGDKKDRAEVRKEIRLQVRGEGKEAGEAIKKAAEGLKAQLKELEAGKPEGEDREAQIKGLKAALEQLGKLARRPDAVELRGMPFDGPGQTFTFQPEKLTVEPFGEGQKNRFKLGRLVDRRFNADDPKAAEALKRVDELSKVVAEKQRELSEAAGKLAEAHKKLAEMQGEVVIERVMPDVAERIKQARVREVQARDHREAEVRDRRPDAGDQSRIDSLEQKLNKVLEELESLKKPRAESADEK